A genomic stretch from Helianthus annuus cultivar XRQ/B chromosome 1, HanXRQr2.0-SUNRISE, whole genome shotgun sequence includes:
- the LOC110868265 gene encoding homeobox-leucine zipper protein HAT14, protein MELALSLGDTPKPFSLLDHHTRSTQQKMQDLGFCMGLGNPKNMMREKPDEKIITSSTDQSPPPPPPPSSPSPPPLQLDLLPFTPVLRSPPQPSSTHRSFPWLSRNSVVEPLTVVSDQETGEEPAAGKSSPNNSNSGTSSFQMDFSSIFKSERSSFHSRKRDLELATMNLELIDVKERDQRACSRGGGMSDEDENGLTRKKLRLTKEQSAFLEDSFKEHSTLNPKQKQALAKQLNLRPRQVEVWFQNRRARTKLKQTEVDCEYLKRCCETLTEENRRLQKELQELRALKTSQPFYMQMPATTLTMCPSCERVATSTTAAAAAATTPCQQPPTHRQP, encoded by the exons aTGGAGCTTGCTTTGAGTTTAGGAGATACTCCAAAACCCTTTTCTTTGTTGGATCATCACACCAGATCCACCCAACAAAAGATGCAAGATTTAGGGTTTTGCATGGGCTTAGGAAACCCTAAAAATATGATGAGAGAGAAACCTGATGAGAAGATCATAACTTCTTCAACTGATCaatcaccaccgccgccgccaccaccgtcATCACCGTCGCCACCGCCGCTGCAGCTTGATCTCCTCCCGTTCACCCCAGTTCTCCGATCACCACCGCAACCGTCGTCAACTCACCGGTCTTTCCCATGGCTATCAAGAAACT CGGTTGTTGAACCCTTGACGGTGGTATCTGATCAAGAAACCGGTGAAGAACCGGCAGCCGGAAAGTCATCACCGAACAACAGTAACAGTGGTACGTCGTCGTTTCAGATGGATTTCTCTTCAATATTCAAGAGTGAGAGATCATCATTCCattcaagaaaaagagatttGGAGTTAGCAACAATGAATCTTGAGTTGATAGATGTTAAAGAAAGAGATCAAAGAGCTTGTTCAAGAGGTGGTGGTATGAGTGATGAAGATGAAAACGGGCTGACCCGGAAAAAGCTCCGACTCACTAAAGAACAATCTGCTTTTCTTGAAGATAGTTTTAAAGAACACAGCACACTTAACCCT aaacaaaagcaagctTTAGCTAAACAGTTGAATCTGCGTCCACGACAAGTCGAAGTTTGGTTTCAAAACCGAAGGGCAAG GACAAAATTGAAACAAACCGAGGTTGATTGTGAGTATTTAAAACGATGTTGTGAAACCTTAACCGAAGAAAACCGAAGATTGCAAAAAGAACTTCAAGAGCTTCGGGCCTTAAAGACTTCTCAACCATTTTACATGCAAATGCCGGCCACCACTCTTACCATGTGCCCATCTTGTGAACGAGTCGCAACCTCCACAACCGCTGCTGCTGCCGCTGCCACCACTCCATGCCAACAACCGCCCACCCACCGGCAGCCATAG